One segment of Plasmodium vivax chromosome 14, whole genome shotgun sequence DNA contains the following:
- a CDS encoding hypothetical protein, conserved (encoded by transcript PVX_101090A), whose protein sequence is MNSVAQKKIKLTDEAVKSFQVLRAFKYKQALTKNMAWSYDGDLLLTSNQNDSITLYSLVKGNNVKSLHSKNCGVDVVRFLNSTNDVIVCSTKSNNSEHKQFLRFWDIKENKYIKSLPQIGNICEYNGININENKKLMLINSDDGHIKLYYFNCDSPLILYKSDFVRPVSSFDHEGNIFVASYGKKEIHYYDLLMLDRGEYHICNLKNCMGKDEFVVNLLFTPNNKAIIVSTNQNNHFKIDSITGNFLCSYKYPQKSPEQFSSFYSPASHLHTNKKKKISSTSSVNVCDQFRATGSSGLEPPAENSCSSLFLPTVTPDGQYVMSGWTDNGIHIWNENGNYVTALYGHEGPPYNVTFNPKCAILASSCLNVALWQPHI, encoded by the exons atgaacTCAGtggcgcagaaaaaaataaaattaacggATGAAGCCGTAAAGAGCTTTCAAGTGCTGAGGGCGTTCAAGTATAAGCAGGCACTGACGAAGAACATGGCGTGGAGTTACGATGGAGATCTGCTGTTAACGTCCAATCAGAATGACTCCATAACGCTGTATAGCTTAGTAAAGGGGAACAACGTGAAGTCGCTACATAGCAAAAATTGTGGTGTGGATGTTGTacgttttttaaatagcACAAATGATGTTATTGTCTGCTCGACGAAATCGAACAATTCGGAGCACAAACAGTTCCTCAGGTTTTGGGacattaaagaaaataaatatatcaagTCCCTCCCTCAGATAGGAAACATTTGTGAATATAATGGCATCaacataaatgaaaacaaaaagttaATGTTAATCAATTCGGATGATGGACACATAAAACTATACTATTTTAATTGTGACTctcctttaattttatataagtcTGATTTTGTAAGACCCGTCTCCTCCTTTGACCATGAGGGAAATATATTTGTCGCCTCCTatgggaagaaagaaattcaCTATTACGACCTGTTAATGCTTGATCGTGGGGAATACCACATTTGCAACTTAAAAAACTGCATGGGAAAAGACGAATTTGTTGTAAACCTTTTATTCACTCCTAATAATAAAGCTATCATTGTCTCTACTAATCAAAAtaaccattttaaaattgacTCCATCActggcaattttttatgttcttaTAAATATCCTCAAAAGtcacctgaacagttcagcTCTTTTTATTcaccagctagccatttgcacacaaataaaaaaaaaaaaatttcttccacTTCAAGTGTGAATGTGTGTGACCAATTCCGCGCCACTGGCAGCAGTGGTTTGGAGCCTCCCGCGGAAAATTCGTGCAGCAGTTTGTTCCTCCCGACTGTAACGCCCGACGGGCAGTACGTCATGAGCG GCTGGACAGACAACGGAATTCACATTTGGAATGAAAATGGAAACTACGTGACTGCTCTGTATGGCCACGAGG GCCCCCCGTATAATGTGACCTTCAACCCCAAGTGCGCCATCTTGGCCTCAA